Proteins from one Azospirillum brasilense genomic window:
- a CDS encoding sulfite exporter TauE/SafE family protein, protein MFNETVGLTALILGVATLYAAVGQAGASGYLAVMGIVGLDPATMKPTALALNLLVAGIGTVRFARAGLFTWRAFYPFGVLGMPFSFLGGTMHLPPHLYYPLVGAILLLAALELARSTWATRGTPERADSTTPPFLPALAAGAAVGFLSGMTGTGGGIFLAPLILLMGWVETRRAAAVSAAYNLLNSAAALAGTWTTATTLPAALPWWLAAAGVGGAVGAWLGSRHLPTAALRYLLAVILALSGLKMLTA, encoded by the coding sequence GTGTTCAACGAGACGGTCGGTCTGACGGCGCTGATCCTGGGCGTTGCCACGCTGTACGCCGCGGTCGGGCAGGCCGGAGCCTCGGGCTATCTGGCGGTCATGGGCATCGTTGGGCTCGACCCGGCAACGATGAAGCCCACCGCGCTAGCCCTCAACCTCCTGGTGGCGGGCATCGGCACCGTGCGCTTCGCCCGCGCCGGGCTTTTCACGTGGCGGGCCTTCTACCCGTTCGGCGTGCTGGGGATGCCCTTCTCGTTCCTCGGCGGCACGATGCACCTGCCGCCGCATCTCTATTACCCGCTGGTCGGGGCGATCCTCCTGCTGGCGGCGCTGGAGCTGGCGCGTTCTACCTGGGCGACCCGCGGAACACCCGAACGGGCGGACTCCACCACGCCGCCCTTCCTGCCGGCGCTCGCCGCCGGGGCCGCCGTGGGGTTCCTGTCCGGGATGACCGGCACCGGCGGCGGCATCTTCCTGGCGCCGCTGATTTTGCTCATGGGCTGGGTCGAGACGCGCCGCGCCGCCGCCGTCTCGGCCGCCTACAACCTGCTGAACTCGGCGGCGGCGCTGGCCGGGACCTGGACGACCGCCACCACCCTGCCCGCGGCCCTGCCCTGGTGGCTGGCCGCCGCCGGGGTCGGCGGGGCGGTCGGCGCCTGGCTGGGCAGCCGCCATCTGCCGACCGCGGCGCTGCGCTATTTGCTGGCGGTGATCCTCGCTTTGTCCGGCCTCAAGATGCTCACGGCCTGA
- a CDS encoding four-helix bundle copper-binding protein: protein MHAREMISTHPHVHGSTNDALIRCVEACYDCAQTCTTCADACLGEDQVAELVQCIRLNMDCADVCAATGSVATRRSGSNEAVIRAMLDACATACRLCAEECEGHAGMHQHCRICAEACRTCEDACRKALQTLSH from the coding sequence ATGCACGCCCGCGAAATGATCAGCACGCACCCGCATGTGCACGGAAGCACCAACGACGCGCTCATCCGCTGCGTCGAAGCATGCTACGACTGCGCGCAGACCTGCACCACCTGCGCCGACGCCTGCCTGGGCGAGGATCAGGTGGCCGAGCTTGTCCAATGCATCCGCCTGAACATGGATTGCGCCGACGTCTGCGCGGCGACCGGCTCCGTCGCCACCCGGCGCAGCGGCTCCAACGAGGCGGTGATCCGAGCCATGCTCGACGCCTGCGCCACCGCCTGCCGGCTGTGCGCCGAGGAGTGCGAGGGGCACGCCGGCATGCATCAGCATTGCCGCATCTGCGCCGAAGCCTGCCGGACCTGCGAGGATGCCTGCCGCAAGGCCCTGCAGACGCTGAGCCACTGA